The following proteins are encoded in a genomic region of Stutzerimonas stutzeri:
- a CDS encoding mechanosensitive ion channel family protein: MQWERYITEPALRTLLAAAFVVVLLSVFSRVMTAVMLRLGRGFLFTKAVSEQLEKPIRVLLPLLGLQTVLAAASDELLFIDAARRTTTLLIIGCITWVALRLMRGVEHAVRLKNPVDVTDNLRARQIQTQSRVLLRTLSFFILLVGAAGMLMTFPAARQFGASLLASAGLAGLAVGFAARPVLANLIAGIQIAVTQPIRLDDVVIVENEWGRIEEITGTYVVVRIWDDRRLVVPLQYFIEKPFQNWTRRNSSIIGSVFFWVDYSLPLEPLREELRRLCQDLPELWDGRVIVLQVTDASEKSLQLRVLVSSQDSSRNWDLRCHLRESLIGFIQRQYPHCLPQLRADLSVGRKPTVDQSVPDYVEPERQPPV, from the coding sequence CTGCAGTGGGAGCGCTATATCACCGAACCCGCGCTGCGCACCCTGCTCGCTGCGGCCTTCGTCGTGGTGCTGTTGAGCGTGTTCAGCCGCGTAATGACGGCTGTCATGCTGCGTCTGGGGCGCGGCTTTCTGTTCACCAAGGCCGTTTCCGAGCAGCTGGAAAAACCCATTCGGGTCCTGCTTCCGCTGCTCGGCCTGCAAACGGTACTGGCCGCCGCCAGCGACGAGCTGCTGTTCATCGATGCGGCCCGGCGCACGACAACGCTGCTGATCATCGGCTGCATCACCTGGGTGGCACTGCGGCTGATGCGCGGCGTCGAGCACGCCGTGCGGTTGAAGAACCCGGTGGATGTCACCGACAACCTGCGCGCACGACAGATCCAGACGCAGTCGCGGGTATTGCTGCGGACGCTGAGCTTTTTCATCTTGCTCGTCGGCGCCGCCGGCATGCTGATGACCTTCCCCGCCGCTCGCCAGTTCGGCGCCAGCCTGCTGGCGTCCGCGGGGCTGGCGGGCTTGGCCGTCGGCTTCGCCGCGCGCCCGGTGCTGGCGAACCTGATCGCCGGCATACAGATCGCGGTCACCCAGCCGATTCGCCTGGACGATGTGGTGATCGTCGAAAACGAATGGGGCCGGATCGAAGAAATCACCGGCACCTATGTCGTCGTGCGGATCTGGGATGATCGCCGGCTGGTGGTGCCCCTGCAGTACTTCATCGAGAAGCCGTTCCAGAATTGGACGCGGCGCAACTCCAGCATCATCGGTTCGGTGTTCTTCTGGGTCGACTATTCCCTGCCGCTGGAACCACTGCGCGAAGAGCTGCGGCGGCTCTGCCAGGACTTGCCCGAGCTCTGGGATGGCCGGGTCATCGTGTTGCAGGTCACCGACGCCAGCGAAAAGTCCCTTCAACTTCGCGTGCTGGTCAGTTCGCAGGACTCCTCGCGCAACTGGGACCTGCGCTGCCACCTGCGTGAAAGCCTGATCGGCTTCATCCAGCGGCAGTACCCGCATTGTCTGCCGCAGTTGCGCGCCGACCTGAGCGTTGGGCGCAAGCCCACCGTCGACCAATCCGTACCGGACTATGTAGAGCCCGAACGCCAGCCGCCGGTTTGA
- a CDS encoding ferritin-like domain-containing protein has translation MQSAQTGNDVRVERLIEWLRDAHAMEAQAESMLNKQASRIQHYPELKARIEQHITETQNQAKLIEGCLHRYDKSYSGFKDLGGKMMAMGQAMGGMMVNDEIVKGAQMGYVFENLEIASYEILIAAAKAIGDTETADVCTRILAEEVAMAEWMRSHLAELTQAYLTRAQTPHTEAKR, from the coding sequence ATGCAAAGTGCACAAACCGGAAATGATGTCCGCGTCGAGCGTTTGATCGAATGGCTTCGCGATGCGCATGCCATGGAGGCGCAAGCGGAAAGCATGCTCAACAAACAGGCCAGTCGCATCCAGCACTATCCGGAGCTGAAGGCCCGGATCGAGCAGCACATTACCGAGACGCAGAATCAGGCCAAGCTCATCGAGGGTTGTCTGCACCGCTACGACAAGTCCTATTCGGGATTCAAGGACCTGGGCGGCAAGATGATGGCGATGGGGCAGGCCATGGGCGGCATGATGGTCAACGACGAGATCGTCAAGGGCGCCCAGATGGGCTATGTCTTCGAGAATCTTGAGATCGCCTCCTACGAGATCCTCATCGCCGCAGCCAAGGCCATCGGCGATACCGAAACAGCGGATGTCTGTACCCGCATCCTGGCCGAAGAAGTCGCCATGGCCGAATGGATGCGCAGCCACCTGGCAGAGCTCACACAGGCTTATCTGACCCGGGCGCAAACGCCCCATACCGAGGCCAAGCGCTGA
- a CDS encoding DUF1652 domain-containing protein produces MASRLPLLTIENILRNYLHPYRCDCHAQEDSRVTVRLYEEHLGGEELTVLGITDDQCRDAANLVRLAQELRFELYATRGGLMTASLPEKVAER; encoded by the coding sequence ATGGCTTCACGTCTACCTCTGTTGACGATCGAAAATATCCTTCGCAACTACCTTCATCCCTATCGCTGCGACTGCCACGCGCAGGAGGACAGTCGGGTTACCGTTCGCCTCTACGAGGAGCACCTCGGTGGCGAAGAACTCACGGTCCTGGGCATCACCGATGACCAATGCCGAGACGCGGCCAACCTGGTGCGGCTCGCCCAGGAACTGCGATTCGAGCTCTACGCGACCCGCGGCGGATTGATGACCGCCTCGCTGCCCGAGAAAGTCGCCGAACGGTAG
- the ligD gene encoding DNA ligase D: MALDEYNRKRDFAATPEPGGETKSTGKRGRQQALQYCIQKHDATRLHYDFRLELDGTLKSWAVPKGPSLDPKSRRLAVHVEDHPLDYATFEGTIPAGHYGAGDVIVWDRGVWTPQGDPEEGYRKGKLKFTLEGEKLSGTWNLVRTRMDGGKEQWFLIKSNDESARPESEYDIVREQPDSVLSDRTLIPRKRGKAKREVDAKPVKTPTARRTRKKTGQVTLSGAKALALPDSIKPQLATLVESVPDGDWRYEVKFDGYRIMARIDSGKVQLFTRNGHDWTAKMPQQAEALAALGLESAWLDGEVVVPNEDGTPDFQALQNAFEVGRSGTIVYYLFDLPYLNGMDLREVPLEERRAALSQVLEHNDNDLLRFSADFTEQPESVLESACQMKLEGLIGKRAGSTYVSKRSSSWVKIKCKNRQEFIIVGYTDPKGARSGFGALLLGLHDEAGKLRYAGKVGTGFNQVTLNNLHAKLQALEVDKSPLAKAPPAADVRGAHWLKPELMCEVAFAEMTRQGVIRHSVFHGLRSDKPAQAITHERPAKAATTRSGKTAASTATSAGTIKISNPERIIDKTIGATKMELARFYAEVAPWALPHLRHRPLALVRAPEGIDGELFFQKHTEKLSIPHITQLDTALFPKHAALMTIDTPEALVSAAQMGTIELHTWNAVAPVLDHPDRFVLDLDPDPALPWKRMIEATQLTQTLLDEIGLQSFLKTSGGKGLHILVPLDPVHSWTEVKAFSQAIAQYMAKLLPQHFSAVSGPKNRVGRIFIDYLRNSQGASTVAAYSVRAREGLGVSVPIHRDELAELKGANLWTIRNLMPRLEEQGGDDPWAGIDATEQRITADMRERLRMK; the protein is encoded by the coding sequence ATGGCCCTCGACGAGTACAACCGCAAACGCGATTTCGCTGCCACGCCCGAGCCGGGTGGGGAAACCAAGTCTACCGGCAAGCGCGGCCGGCAACAGGCGTTGCAATATTGCATCCAGAAGCACGATGCGACGCGGCTGCACTACGATTTTCGCCTCGAGCTGGACGGTACGCTGAAGAGCTGGGCCGTGCCCAAAGGACCATCGCTGGACCCCAAGTCGCGGCGACTGGCCGTGCATGTCGAAGACCATCCACTGGACTACGCCACCTTCGAAGGCACCATCCCGGCAGGGCATTACGGCGCCGGCGATGTGATCGTCTGGGACCGGGGTGTCTGGACGCCTCAGGGCGACCCGGAGGAGGGCTATCGCAAGGGCAAACTCAAGTTCACGCTGGAAGGGGAAAAGCTGAGCGGCACCTGGAACCTGGTGCGCACCCGCATGGACGGCGGCAAGGAGCAATGGTTTCTGATCAAGTCGAACGACGAAAGCGCGAGACCTGAGAGCGAATACGACATCGTCCGCGAGCAGCCTGACAGCGTGCTCAGCGATCGGACGCTGATCCCGCGCAAGCGCGGCAAGGCCAAGCGAGAGGTCGATGCCAAGCCGGTCAAGACGCCGACCGCGCGCCGCACTCGAAAGAAGACCGGCCAGGTCACGCTTTCCGGCGCCAAGGCGCTCGCACTGCCGGACAGTATCAAGCCGCAGCTGGCGACCCTCGTGGAGTCGGTGCCGGACGGCGATTGGCGCTACGAGGTCAAGTTCGATGGCTATCGCATCATGGCGCGGATCGACTCGGGCAAGGTGCAGCTGTTCACCCGCAATGGCCACGACTGGACTGCCAAGATGCCGCAACAAGCCGAGGCGCTTGCCGCACTGGGGCTCGAATCGGCCTGGCTCGACGGCGAAGTGGTGGTGCCCAACGAAGACGGAACCCCCGACTTCCAGGCACTGCAGAATGCCTTCGAGGTCGGCCGCAGCGGCACCATCGTTTATTACCTGTTCGACCTGCCGTACCTGAACGGCATGGACCTGCGCGAAGTGCCGCTGGAGGAGCGCCGTGCCGCCCTGAGCCAGGTACTGGAGCATAACGACAACGACCTGCTGCGCTTTTCCGCCGACTTCACCGAACAGCCTGAGAGCGTGTTGGAGAGTGCCTGCCAGATGAAGCTCGAGGGGCTGATCGGCAAGCGCGCCGGCAGTACCTACGTGTCCAAGCGCAGCAGCAGCTGGGTGAAGATCAAGTGCAAGAACCGCCAGGAATTCATCATCGTCGGCTATACCGACCCCAAGGGCGCGCGCAGCGGCTTCGGTGCGCTGTTGCTGGGGTTGCACGACGAAGCGGGCAAGTTGCGTTACGCCGGCAAGGTGGGCACCGGTTTCAACCAGGTCACGCTCAACAACCTGCATGCCAAGCTGCAGGCGCTGGAGGTCGACAAGAGCCCCTTGGCCAAGGCGCCGCCAGCCGCGGATGTGCGGGGTGCACACTGGCTCAAGCCGGAGCTCATGTGCGAGGTGGCCTTTGCCGAAATGACGCGTCAGGGGGTGATTCGCCACTCGGTGTTTCATGGTCTGCGCTCGGACAAGCCCGCCCAGGCGATCACCCATGAGCGTCCGGCGAAAGCGGCGACGACGCGTTCGGGGAAGACCGCCGCCAGCACGGCGACCAGCGCGGGCACGATCAAGATCTCCAACCCCGAGCGCATCATCGACAAGACCATCGGTGCGACCAAGATGGAGTTGGCGCGTTTCTATGCCGAGGTGGCGCCTTGGGCACTGCCGCATCTGCGCCATCGTCCCCTGGCGCTGGTAAGGGCACCGGAAGGGATCGACGGCGAATTGTTCTTCCAGAAACACACCGAAAAACTGAGCATCCCGCACATTACCCAGCTGGATACCGCGCTGTTTCCCAAGCATGCCGCGTTGATGACCATCGATACGCCCGAGGCGTTGGTCAGCGCCGCGCAGATGGGCACCATCGAATTGCACACCTGGAATGCGGTGGCGCCGGTGCTCGATCATCCGGATCGCTTCGTGCTGGATCTTGACCCCGATCCGGCCTTGCCGTGGAAGCGCATGATCGAAGCGACCCAGCTGACCCAGACGTTACTCGATGAGATCGGCCTGCAATCCTTCCTCAAGACCAGCGGTGGCAAGGGCCTGCACATTCTGGTGCCGCTCGACCCGGTTCATAGCTGGACCGAAGTCAAGGCGTTCAGCCAGGCCATCGCACAATACATGGCCAAGCTGCTGCCGCAGCACTTCTCGGCGGTCAGCGGGCCGAAGAACAGGGTGGGGCGGATCTTCATCGATTACCTGCGCAACAGCCAGGGCGCCAGTACCGTTGCCGCCTACTCGGTGAGGGCACGCGAGGGGTTGGGGGTGTCGGTGCCGATCCATCGCGATGAACTGGCCGAACTCAAGGGCGCCAACCTCTGGACCATCCGCAACCTGATGCCGCGGCTGGAAGAGCAGGGCGGCGATGACCCCTGGGCCGGCATCGATGCGACCGAACAACGGATTACTGCGGACATGCGAGAGCGGCTGCGGATGAAGTGA
- a CDS encoding DUF2790 domain-containing protein, with protein sequence MKHLVWIAGLSLFAQLAAAAPQPTPYRYGDHLDVAKVISMEVPKGGCSVVEATMTYLDSKGETHTVSYLRQGADCIDH encoded by the coding sequence ATGAAACATCTTGTCTGGATTGCCGGCTTGTCGCTGTTCGCTCAGTTGGCCGCCGCCGCCCCGCAGCCGACACCCTATCGTTATGGCGATCACCTGGATGTCGCCAAGGTGATTTCGATGGAGGTGCCCAAGGGCGGCTGCTCTGTGGTCGAAGCCACGATGACCTATCTGGATTCGAAAGGCGAAACCCATACGGTGAGCTACCTGCGTCAGGGCGCCGACTGCATCGATCACTGA
- a CDS encoding LysR family transcriptional regulator, with translation MDMLNAMQTFVRVVDAGSFTAAAQQADTSTAQVSRLVSELENHLQARLLHRTTRRLALTEAGERYLEHCRVILEQVEQARLEAGGAHKVPRGRLRVHSTIGLGIQLLATLAGRYNESNPQVNIDLMLSQRKPDLLEDNLDVVITLSRELPDSELIAQPLGTVFHVVCASPIYLKQHGAPRVPADLEQHRCLRLADPVFADSWTFHADGVEQTVLPGETFKVNVAEAMSAAAEAGMGICLLPDYVAVPALQRGSLVRLLPQFRLQEKTIYALYPSRRFLDAKVRTWVEFLKRELPQAFFGYHQVLQNPEYWV, from the coding sequence ATGGACATGCTAAATGCGATGCAGACCTTTGTGCGGGTCGTCGATGCCGGCAGCTTTACCGCTGCCGCGCAGCAGGCCGACACCTCGACAGCGCAGGTATCGCGGCTGGTGTCGGAACTTGAAAATCATCTCCAGGCGCGCCTGCTGCACCGCACCACGCGGCGTCTGGCACTGACCGAAGCGGGCGAACGCTACCTCGAGCACTGTCGCGTGATTCTCGAGCAGGTCGAGCAGGCTCGCCTCGAGGCAGGCGGCGCCCACAAGGTGCCAAGGGGGCGTCTGCGGGTTCATTCCACCATCGGTTTGGGCATCCAGCTGCTGGCGACGCTCGCCGGCCGTTACAACGAGAGCAATCCGCAGGTGAATATCGACCTGATGCTTTCCCAGCGCAAACCGGACCTGCTGGAGGACAACCTCGACGTCGTCATCACCCTGTCGCGCGAGCTGCCGGACTCCGAACTGATCGCGCAGCCGCTGGGCACGGTGTTCCATGTGGTCTGCGCATCGCCGATCTACCTCAAGCAGCATGGCGCGCCCCGGGTGCCAGCCGACCTGGAGCAGCATCGCTGCCTGCGCCTGGCCGATCCGGTATTCGCCGACAGCTGGACCTTCCACGCCGACGGCGTCGAACAGACGGTCCTGCCGGGCGAAACGTTCAAGGTGAACGTCGCCGAAGCCATGAGCGCTGCGGCGGAAGCCGGAATGGGCATATGCCTGTTGCCCGACTACGTGGCGGTACCGGCCCTGCAACGGGGTTCGTTGGTGCGTCTGCTGCCGCAGTTCCGTCTGCAGGAAAAGACCATCTACGCCCTCTACCCGTCCCGGCGCTTCCTCGACGCCAAGGTCAGGACATGGGTCGAATTTCTCAAGCGTGAGCTGCCGCAGGCGTTTTTCGGTTACCACCAAGTTCTACAGAACCCCGAATACTGGGTCTGA
- a CDS encoding phosphoethanolamine--lipid A transferase, with the protein MDRNQPDTHRPRGWALLASRNRLILATALWLLVASNWPFWHAVWQGVGGLREGNGLFLATLPLFVLAWLFLLLSLLAWGRLTKPVLALALLISAAASYFMNSYGIVIDHSMLTNLVQTDTAEATELLSWKLAAWLLGFGVLPVLLISRVRPALGSWRSELGKKALGMGVAAVCLAAIAFSQYQPYASLLRNHHELRLMLVPSNVVAAVQSYAKRQLATPTQLALVGTDAHRQVPVSATRRPRLTIVVVGETARAANFSLNGYARDTNPELSKRGVLSFTQASSCGTATAVSLPCMFLDVGQRGYKDGLVKSREGLLDVLQRAGVAVLWRDNNSGCKGVCDRVPHEDVDHLHVADLCRSDECYDGILLHGLQAYLDQQRDDTVVVLHMKGSHGPAYFKRYPPAFERFSPVCDSNQLDRCERQSILNAYDNSLAYTDHVLAQTIDLLEHNAQRFDSAMLYMSDHGESLGENGLYLHGLPYAMAPTEQTHIPMLLWLSDSLARSAAVDTDCMQQQRDRALSHDNLFHSVLGLMDVQTSAYHPDQDLFRACEPAGGKLLALHKTEDNQVN; encoded by the coding sequence GTGGATCGCAACCAACCGGATACTCACAGACCTCGTGGCTGGGCACTTCTTGCCAGCCGTAACCGCCTGATCCTCGCCACCGCGTTATGGTTGCTCGTCGCCAGCAACTGGCCGTTCTGGCACGCCGTCTGGCAAGGCGTAGGCGGGCTGCGCGAGGGCAATGGTTTGTTCCTGGCGACCCTGCCGCTGTTCGTCCTGGCCTGGTTGTTTCTGCTGCTCAGCCTGCTGGCCTGGGGCCGCCTGACCAAGCCGGTGCTGGCGCTGGCGCTGCTGATCTCTGCCGCCGCCAGCTACTTCATGAACAGCTATGGCATCGTCATTGACCACAGCATGCTGACCAATCTGGTACAGACCGACACTGCCGAGGCCACCGAGCTGCTCAGCTGGAAGCTGGCCGCCTGGCTGCTGGGCTTCGGTGTGCTGCCGGTCCTGCTGATCAGCCGCGTCCGCCCGGCACTGGGTAGCTGGCGGTCCGAGCTCGGCAAGAAGGCGCTGGGCATGGGCGTGGCCGCGGTTTGCCTGGCCGCAATCGCGTTCAGCCAGTATCAACCGTACGCATCGCTGTTGCGCAACCATCATGAACTGCGCCTGATGCTGGTGCCCTCCAATGTGGTGGCTGCAGTGCAGAGCTACGCCAAGCGTCAGCTGGCGACACCAACGCAGCTGGCCCTGGTCGGTACCGATGCGCATCGCCAGGTGCCGGTGTCCGCAACGCGGCGGCCCAGGCTGACCATCGTGGTCGTTGGCGAAACCGCACGCGCGGCGAACTTCTCGCTCAACGGTTATGCGCGTGACACCAACCCCGAGCTGTCCAAACGTGGCGTGCTGAGTTTCACCCAGGCCAGCTCCTGCGGCACGGCGACGGCGGTTTCGCTGCCGTGCATGTTCCTCGATGTCGGTCAGCGTGGCTACAAGGACGGCCTGGTGAAGAGTCGCGAGGGCCTGCTCGATGTGCTCCAGCGAGCAGGCGTCGCCGTGCTCTGGCGCGACAACAACTCGGGCTGCAAAGGCGTGTGCGACAGGGTCCCGCATGAGGACGTGGACCATCTGCACGTGGCTGATCTCTGCCGCAGCGACGAGTGCTATGACGGGATCCTGCTGCACGGCCTGCAGGCTTACCTGGACCAGCAACGGGACGACACCGTCGTGGTGCTGCACATGAAGGGCAGCCATGGACCGGCCTATTTCAAACGCTATCCGCCAGCATTCGAGCGCTTCAGCCCGGTCTGCGACAGCAATCAACTGGATCGCTGCGAGCGGCAGAGCATCCTCAACGCCTACGACAACAGCCTGGCGTACACCGACCATGTGCTGGCACAGACCATCGACCTGCTCGAACACAACGCGCAGCGCTTCGATAGCGCGATGCTGTACATGTCCGACCACGGCGAATCGCTCGGTGAAAATGGCCTCTACCTGCATGGCTTGCCTTATGCGATGGCCCCGACCGAACAGACCCATATCCCCATGCTGCTCTGGCTGTCGGACAGCCTTGCGCGCAGCGCCGCCGTCGATACCGACTGCATGCAACAACAACGCGATCGCGCCTTGTCGCACGACAATCTGTTCCACTCGGTCCTCGGCTTGATGGATGTGCAGACCAGCGCCTATCACCCAGACCAGGACCTTTTCCGGGCCTGTGAGCCGGCGGGCGGCAAGCTGCTGGCTCTGCACAAAACTGAAGACAATCAGGTGAATTGA
- a CDS encoding Na+/H+ antiporter NhaC family protein, whose amino-acid sequence MQEFGAWGLLSPAIAIFLAISTRQVVLALIAGSVAGFLVLSNFDIGIGLESTVDGVVGIFQSEGAVKTLLFTVMISGLIHLARVTGGMQGLVALFSERLQVVKGRRSTQLMAGVTSSIIFIDSYLAMLTSGAATSALARKHRVSREQTAYVLKNMGIASWSSVMANGWGAAMMGVIAVQIDRGVIGGNPFGILSHSILFNFFAWASIGVVLLSIFTRFSFPRMRQANLRAAQGIELRDGATPLAEENNECVPGQKPCVSNLLVPLLVTIVCTPLWLYITGDGNILNGSGSTSVLWAVLVGQAVGFVHYVFVKRTLTIEAYFGHLMDGYKAMMPMVVVLTLAFLIGDVASQLKIGTFLADEFSALLPAGLIAAFVFLVSAIISISTGTSWGTFSIMIPIGIQLAVTAGADPYLVIGAAISGSIFGDTISPISDTGIVTATATGNDLMEHIKTQLPYCLTAAAVALTAFVLMGLSTSA is encoded by the coding sequence ATGCAAGAATTCGGTGCTTGGGGCCTTCTGTCCCCCGCGATAGCAATATTCCTGGCGATCTCTACCCGGCAGGTAGTGCTCGCTCTGATCGCCGGCTCGGTAGCTGGTTTCCTGGTTCTTTCCAACTTCGATATCGGCATCGGGCTGGAAAGCACGGTCGACGGAGTGGTCGGCATCTTCCAGTCTGAAGGCGCGGTCAAGACGTTGCTGTTTACCGTCATGATCAGCGGCTTGATCCACCTCGCTCGCGTTACCGGGGGGATGCAGGGCCTGGTCGCGCTGTTCTCCGAGCGCCTGCAGGTAGTTAAGGGGCGGCGCAGCACCCAGCTGATGGCCGGGGTTACGTCTTCGATCATATTCATCGACAGTTACCTGGCGATGCTCACCTCCGGCGCAGCTACGTCCGCGTTGGCGCGCAAACACCGCGTCTCGCGCGAGCAGACAGCCTACGTGCTGAAGAACATGGGTATCGCGTCCTGGTCATCGGTAATGGCCAACGGCTGGGGCGCGGCGATGATGGGGGTGATCGCCGTGCAGATCGACCGTGGGGTTATTGGCGGCAACCCGTTCGGCATCCTGTCACACTCCATCCTGTTCAACTTCTTCGCCTGGGCGTCCATCGGCGTCGTATTGCTTTCGATCTTTACCCGCTTCTCCTTTCCACGGATGCGCCAGGCCAATCTGCGCGCCGCTCAGGGCATAGAGCTGCGTGACGGCGCGACGCCGCTTGCTGAGGAAAACAACGAGTGCGTGCCAGGCCAGAAACCTTGCGTCTCCAACCTGCTGGTGCCGTTGCTCGTTACCATCGTCTGTACACCGCTTTGGCTCTATATCACCGGTGACGGCAACATCCTCAACGGCTCGGGCTCGACTTCCGTGCTCTGGGCCGTGCTGGTCGGGCAGGCCGTCGGCTTTGTGCACTACGTATTCGTCAAGCGCACGCTGACCATCGAGGCCTATTTCGGCCATCTCATGGATGGCTACAAAGCAATGATGCCGATGGTCGTGGTGCTGACCCTTGCCTTCCTCATCGGAGACGTCGCCAGCCAACTGAAGATCGGCACCTTTCTCGCCGATGAGTTCAGCGCGCTGCTGCCGGCCGGCCTGATCGCGGCGTTCGTGTTTCTGGTATCGGCGATCATTTCGATCTCAACCGGCACCTCCTGGGGCACCTTCTCGATCATGATCCCGATCGGTATCCAACTGGCCGTCACCGCTGGAGCAGACCCGTATCTGGTCATCGGCGCCGCCATCTCCGGCTCGATATTCGGCGATACCATCTCGCCTATCAGCGACACCGGCATCGTCACTGCGACCGCCACCGGCAACGACCTGATGGAGCACATCAAGACCCAGCTGCCCTATTGCCTAACGGCCGCTGCGGTGGCCTTGACGGCTTTCGTGCTGATGGGACTGTCAACGTCGGCTTGA
- a CDS encoding MFS transporter — protein MQASLPLSRGLQRLGPVAVIAIAQLFGTALWFSANGTAADLERLWQVSAAEIGWLTSAVQLGFILGTLCISLSGMADRFRASRIFVVSALLGALLNLGFAWLAEGLVSGLAVRFCVGVCLAGIYPMGMKLIVGWAPERTGLALSQLVAMLTLGTALPHALRTVGAEVPWQWVISASSLLALLGAGLIGALGDGPHSRMLASPLPSGTAAAPHASAIFSAFRSRDFRAATLGYFGHMWELYTFWTIVPLIAANTTLAERFPALGVSGVSFCVIGIGALGSLVGGMLSQRFGSAKVALTALAISGICALMFALGWQQLPTLALVILLAIWGAAVVADSPHFSALAARACRPELVGGALAIQNCIGFAITVVSIAAVTTLFEHIGLDSTWLLVAGPIFGLIAYAWNAPFAANSQAAQATR, from the coding sequence ATGCAAGCCTCGCTTCCCCTTTCACGCGGCCTGCAGCGGCTGGGACCCGTCGCGGTGATCGCCATCGCCCAGCTGTTCGGCACTGCGCTCTGGTTCAGCGCCAACGGCACCGCCGCAGACCTGGAGCGGCTGTGGCAGGTCAGCGCTGCCGAAATCGGCTGGCTGACCAGTGCGGTCCAGCTGGGTTTCATCCTCGGCACGCTGTGTATCTCGCTCAGCGGCATGGCCGACCGCTTCCGCGCCAGCCGCATCTTTGTCGTCAGCGCGCTGCTCGGAGCATTGCTTAACCTTGGCTTCGCCTGGCTCGCCGAAGGGCTCGTCAGTGGGCTGGCCGTGCGTTTTTGCGTCGGCGTCTGCCTGGCGGGCATCTACCCCATGGGCATGAAACTGATCGTCGGCTGGGCGCCGGAACGCACGGGCTTGGCACTCTCGCAGCTCGTGGCGATGCTGACGCTGGGAACCGCGCTACCGCACGCGTTGCGCACCGTTGGTGCCGAGGTGCCATGGCAATGGGTAATCAGCGCGTCCTCGTTGCTGGCATTGCTCGGCGCAGGACTGATCGGTGCGCTGGGCGACGGTCCCCACAGCCGCATGCTCGCGTCGCCGTTGCCATCCGGGACGGCAGCGGCGCCCCATGCCAGCGCCATCTTCAGCGCCTTTCGCAGCCGTGATTTTCGCGCAGCGACCTTAGGCTACTTCGGCCACATGTGGGAGCTGTACACCTTCTGGACGATCGTGCCGCTGATCGCCGCGAATACCACACTGGCCGAGCGCTTCCCTGCCCTTGGCGTCTCGGGGGTGTCCTTCTGCGTGATAGGCATCGGCGCGCTGGGCTCACTGGTTGGAGGAATGTTGTCGCAACGTTTCGGCAGCGCGAAGGTGGCGCTTACCGCTCTGGCGATCTCTGGCATTTGCGCATTGATGTTCGCGTTGGGGTGGCAACAGCTTCCGACGTTGGCGTTGGTGATCCTGCTGGCTATCTGGGGGGCTGCGGTGGTCGCCGATTCACCGCACTTTTCTGCACTAGCGGCGCGCGCCTGCCGCCCGGAACTGGTCGGTGGCGCGCTGGCGATCCAGAACTGTATCGGCTTCGCCATCACGGTTGTCTCGATCGCCGCCGTTACGACGTTGTTCGAACACATCGGGCTCGACTCGACCTGGCTATTGGTGGCCGGCCCGATTTTCGGCCTGATTGCCTACGCCTGGAATGCGCCGTTTGCGGCGAATAGCCAGGCGGCTCAAGCCACCCGCTGA